The window TGTTTTGCAAGTTGATTTTACATGTTATCACCAATAACAAAGTTGCCTATTTTAACTGTCAACATAGTAGGAGTTTGCTTCATAGGATTTTGCATACGTCACAGGAGGCGTGATTATGAATAGTTCATATGACATTTATAAGAAATTAACTTACATGATGATCTTTTTTCAACTGCATGATATGCCTTGAATGAAGATAAAAAAACTTTTTTTCTGTTTGACAGGCGAAGTATTTGGAAGTTTCTCTTTCTGTCCTCTTCAGAAAAATAGGCCATGAATTTCAAGTCACTCATTCAACATCTATTCATGCTAATACTTTACTCCGTATATGTGCAGATAAGAACTTCTCTTCAAGTTTTGGCTTTGCAGCGTGAGGGTGACACAGTAAGTAATTCTTATAATGAATGCTTTTGTTGTTCTCTGTTAAGATTTCATAGTTAAATGCAATGCCTATTTTATTGCTATGTTGAACCCTAGGTTGAGGTCCGGAAACAGAGAACTGCTTTTCCTCCAAATTTTGTGCACTCACTGGATGGTTCACATATGATGATGACCGCTGTTGCTTGTAGGGACGCTGGACTACAGTTTGCAGGTTTGCGTGCCCTTTTCTTTCCAATAATAACTATTAGTATATAGTTGAGCTTTTGACCACTTATATGCACATTATGCATGCCTACATACAACGTACAGAAGTTGAAATTGTGTTTCTAGAACTTAATTGTGAAAAAGTTTAGTGCAACGGTTTCCTAAATTTAAGTCCTTCGAATGAAGAAAGGTTTTGTTGTCAGTAAACTTCAGTATGGTGGGATTGTTTTTTGCTAGCCTGGTGCACGAAGCATCCCGTGTTCACATAggatccggggaagggccgcGTCCCAAGGCGAATttgatgtaggcagcctaccctgatgcaagcatcagTGGCTTATTCCAAagttcgaacccgtgacctatggTGGGACTTCTTTCAGAAGTATCTTGATGTTGAGTTGGCTTTACCAAGAGAAAGAGAACTGTGTAAATTTTAACATAGGATGCTTTCTCGCTCAAGTTTCTGAGTTTGATAATCTAGCCTGAAGGAACGTGTCATGGTAGTCGTAAAAGTCCACTTTCTATCACGGCTATAGCATGCTACCAGTATGTAAAAAATGATACAGTAAATCTCTCTTCCGTGAAAAGATTATTTTGATCTAGGATTCTCACTCCAGGCAAAACAAGCTCATATGGGTAAGTTTAACAGAACTTATGTTGGAATGGTCATTTGTCGTATATAAACTCACTAACTATTAGGACTTCTAAAACTTGTGTTAAAGTTCATTTACTTGCTATTCATTCAAGCATTGTTCTTGTTtgatacatttttttttttttaaattgagaatatttatcaaatTCCTTATCTCTTGTAGGGGTACATGATTCCTTCTGGACTCATGCATGTGATGTCGACCAGATGAACAGGATACTCCGCGAAAAGTTTGTGGAGCTGTACAGTATGCCTATTCTTGAAGATGTAAGTATTTTAAACTGATATTACTTATTCGCTTCTCTTTCTCAAACTGCTCTTATGTTATACATGATATCTTGTTTGCAGTTGCTCGAAAGCTTCCAGAATTCATATCCAGCATTAACATTTCCCCCTCTACCAAAAAGAGGTGATTTTGATTTAGTGGAAGTTCTCGAGTCGCCCTACTTCTTTAACTGAGGAACTGATGACGCTGAAACCCTTTGGACGAAATGGTATGTTTTGTTATCTGAACAAGCATGAAGCTTTTATGTGAGGATGATTGCTAGGACTTGTATTCCGATGATACATGAGAGCTTTATTTTGTTCTTGCACTGCACTACTCAAATAGTCCATGTTCGTCACGGTTTACTACATATGTTCTATAGGACGAAAAAGTTAGAAGCCTCGGACATTTGCAATAACATTGTTGCATAGTGCATCGGAGAGTATGCAAGTTCAACTTCAAACAATGAAAATCCTGACTAGCGCTACATGCAATACTCAAAAAGTAGAAGAAGGTGTGGCCTCCATCTCTGCTTTATAGCTGAAAAAACACAGCTATGTACATTGGTTCAGTTTCCTTTAGATGCTGTACAGATATGATATAGCCGACTCCAACTTGTTTCGAATTGAGGCGTAGTTGTTGTACATATATCTTGGAGGGAATTGTAACTTTTGTAGTTTAGGGTGAACCTTTTTAATGGTGCTCTTGATATGTATAGgcatagaaattagggaactgtTGTTGTATCTATTACAGGAAACAGATACTTTTGTGCTTTTGTCCTTGTGGTCCGGTCCTTCTTCGGACCCGCGTATAGCGGGAGCTTAATGCACCGGCTGCCTTTTTAACATGTTTCCTCTACTGATTTTCTGGAACTTAAGGACTGAAACTGCTATGTAATTTTCTCATATTTTCTGTTTCTTGACGGTTGAGAATACTTAATATCATTTGGAGGAAATCGTTCGAGATAATCCTTTACAAtttgaatagaagaaaatgacCTTGCAAAAAAATATCTTGTGTTTTATTTTCAGCATGTAAAAATAAAGACTTCACTTCTAAATATGGTTTTCAGAACGACCTATATACTGTTTTATTAATATATACAaatgtgttatgaaacaataaaaggacaagaacaatattgcagagaaagagagagggagagagaattcttattgattttgggatgaattacaatggaatagaactctctatttatagggaaagacTAACTTAACCATCAAGTAtgaaccctagaatctctctaaatatagacattcaccataaatagaattctatttataacactcctccttgaatgtctattcaacagataatgtgcctcattaaaaccttaactaaataaAACACAGcgggaaaaaaattctagagaaggaaaaagagtacacatatctaataatacgccttttggttgcctcgttaaaaaccttgcaaggaaaacccagtgggacaaaaccttgtaaggaaaaaaagTATAACGCGCATTAACttcccctgatgagagcatcaattcacatctctgagccttcgcatcccaatcttgtgcaccatcttcaaaatatcgttggtagagatttgataaacaaatcagccatattaacttCAACGAATTTGTttcaccttgaaatcatcatcCCTGATAGATATATTGTCTTCATCTGATCTTGTTGGAATCGTCATTTCAATATCTTCACATAGGGGTAAAGACACTTGCTAttatattatcatgcttatagttatagcaagatacttttgtgcacaaattgcacttaggatATGGTACTTCAGAACTAAGAATTGTATATGCTGTAAGCGATTAAAATCCTTCAAGGATtgtcatataagccatataaatagactttagatgcatatcaagttttcatgtcatacATATAAGATTGATAAAAGTAATTGCATACATCATTGACTTTATagtttatactttcaagtgtttgaactacaTGTCCAAAACTATGTGTCTTTCACATGGAATCAATTTTACTTGAATTGTGTCTCTTCCATTTGGCCAATACTTTTGTGTCTATATTCGATAGACTTAAGATCTtcatctatacttagcgctatgatagatgtcatcgacaaacattttatatcggttccaatattttttcataaagacataacatagagatctctttattcatatattcaggtacctgaatctctcataagattttatgaagtgttatgtcatgtgatcttctagatcacttgcctcctttattatgatcattttgatcatttgctcatcttctttatcaagaagtttatttgaaaccgatttgtctatatggtttaagcgtaccatagactttgtccttctaggactcaatatgagcatttgcaatgagaatatagttactttctttgggtcagcaaatgcgtctagcatactttgcaatatattgcaaatgaattatctttttatgaacttcaagttcatattatcgtaTTTGAGGATCTAGCTATACAAATGATAATCAATTCCaagtaactttttctcaactgtttatcatgtctcctcctcatgttagaaaaactaacttgcttcctcaactttgaaAGCCCATCTTTGTGTGTcatggtgttaatcaaaatatacaccgcacatcaataataataagatggaattatttggttcctggccctgaaccacttgtgaggggagaatgtaatatactttcgtatataacctatatcaaactgatatagacaactttgttctcataagcaattgTTTAGCTATTAAGTGAAGACACtcaaattattttgctaaaccaactgtgatgtaaaccaacttatcaagatgaactatcttgaataaaaaaatctgaaatatgctctaaattaaattattgagcagtTACCTCGAAAACACCAGGTTgcaggttaataataatcgcacatgtaaccatctcatagatgcatcttgcgtggtatacatggcaggtgaatgagcccatgttcacctttgatatttccagcattcatgggattcaatcacaattttagttggtcaatttaattaatgagaacatGCAATATAAGAGAATTTGTAAAGAACTTTCtaattctttaatatttacccatatgaactctcttttattttgcacatcatacttaaattgatatggctaaaccaattatgccaactgaataaattatcaatattgataaacttcaggtttacaccatgatgcgtgcaattatcaataaacttcaagtttattatgatatgagtttttatatcaataaacttctactttattgttgcattcttttatttatgtagtacaaattggagaataaagcgggtagctCTTCACATATatattaccccgctacaagttgtagtaatagaagatattaaatctttcctttatttatagtctcaatataatcgATCGCTTTCGCGTATACTTTggaaactgaataagtttctttgagacttactacaacacaataaATTGACATGACAATCAATTGTATtccttcaaaataataataattggctaTTCCaaagctctcaattaatttggtgctaccacatattcatcaacatccatatggtgaatatctcttttaaagagaaagagATATtctctagaggtgagtgtggtatatacCACTAGCAcactcatattcttccaagaatgaatatgtattcataaatcacatattgtcacattcacatcatgaatggaccataatcatctatatgtgctttacaaaatttcatgtcaaatcgatgacaaatattactttcacatagtgaaggattattttgagaatccttattgttctcattgTCACAataatgacgattataatttcgtctattgccacgtccacattcattgatacattcatagtaataattttgtcttctttcagacttattacaTACTGTTATCACATTCTCTTAAAGGAATGAGAATagagcaaattcaatgggacggatttttaattctttgcccacaatcatacatgaatttgatcatggcaagacatagaaattttaccactttggatggttataatttctttcaaactccattagagttacaatcacaatttatcgtctttgcttgtatttaaaatcaaattatagaatgtcaagaatttgaaagagaaaagtaaaatacttaccttaaatcctgaatttaatcatgaaggaagttcatggaacaattgacaatcattatgctcaatctcAAAGCTTCTACCCAATtgattagagtctcgtgctgataacgtgttatgaaacaataaaaggacaagaacaatattgcagagaaagaaagagggagagagaattcttattgattttgggatgaattacaatggaatagaaccctctatttatagggagaggctgacttagccaccaagtatgaaccctaaaatctctctaattatagacattcaccataaataaaattctatttataacaaaatgttagtatttcaaaaataaataaaataaagatcTCTCGGGACCATTTCCTTAATTTTGACCACCTTGAGTAGTTGTTATTATCAATTAGTGAACTAATAAAGATGTAAGAAATTCCTCtataaaagataaacaaaaatGTAAGAAATTCAAAATAATCTCTAACTATTCACCTCCACTCTCACTAAAATAAATTTTGCCagcaacaaaaacaaaacaaaaaataaaaggaagaaaagaaaggaatttAGGGCAACAATCAACATTTCTTTCGTCCCTAAACTTTATGGAATCGAACAAAGAATCTAGAATATAAATGCAAGAGGAAACTTTTATTTCCATATATTGGTAATTTGCTTCGTTTATAGGCATTACAACTATTTACAGAGTAAAATAATACTTTCTTTAAGTCTGATAACATAGATTAATAAAAATCATATTATtaaagagaggaaaaaaagatcaaaaagtaataatttagagggtaaaatggACATTTAAGGTCAATTTAGATATAAAAGAGAAATTGGCTATCGTTCAAAGTTAGAGGGAAAATTTGATTTTTCAAGTAAAGTTAGGAAGTCTAAaagtattttataaattaaaactaTGTGACTTATATGTCGTATTAACGCTATAAGCGCATTTACCCTGTAAATCGCATCTGATTAATACGACTTGTGTATTATCAGATATCCCAGTTCTAACTCCAGTTTTGCCTCCAAGACAAAGAACCTAAAACCCTTGAAAACCCCTTATTCCCTTATCTTATCACATATTCTATCATCATTTACACTAAATTTCCTATAAATCAAACATGTCTATAGCCTACATGTGATAAAATCTCAAACAAATTCAAGACCAAAAGCCTTAAAATTTCAAGAATGAATCACTCCTTTTCCCGGTAGTTAGGAAATTTGCAGTAACATTGTTGCATATTACATTAGATAGAGTTGGGGTGTACATAGGCCGGGTTAGTTCGGGTTTTCCaattaccaaatcaaatcaattatCTTAGATTCTTAAACTATAAACCAAACCAAGCCAAGCCAACAAAAGTCtagtttttcaatctcgattttctCGGGGTTTTCGGGGGTTTTTCGACAAAATCTTCTTAGcattaaatttataatttatgCTCTAATATTTCTTAGGTCCTAGTAGGATAAAACTATATAAGAAGTTACccgataaaataataaaaaataatgtaaGATGTGTCATGATTGTACTAAAATACTCAACATATCACATAAAATAGATATTGCTAATTAGTAcgtcataataaaaataaacataatctaaaagtactaagtcatgttaaaataagtatgactaataagtactaagtattaattacatgactaaataatattaaaagtaaCTTACGCATTTTTACCATCTAAACCAatgcaaaactaaaaaataaatatccaatactattgtcATTCCTAGTATTAAATTAAACATTTTTTGTTagtattagtattgatttgattttgcttTGGGGATTATTTGAATTACTAACTTTTATGGGTTACAAAACATATTTGaccattcaaaagttctaaatccaagcttgaaataatatattaaaagaggaaactatgaaaaagtttaaaaaatgtttataaataatattataataattatttttatatatacaatatttttaaaacttgtatacATATAATgttgggttggtttggttttggtttgattttttttagttaaaaccaaatcaaaccaattatggtcagATTTTTTTTGTAACgacaaaccaaatcaaaccaaactataGTCGGATTTGTTTCTCGATTTAACTCGGATTATCGGTTTGATGCGATTTGTCGGTTTCCTCTGTACACCCCTATTGGACAAGTCACAAgttcaacttcaaataatgaaaatCGTGACTACGCTATGTGCAGTACTCAGAAAGTAAAAGGGGCAAGTACTGAAACGTGTGGCATGCATCTCGGCTTTTGGAGCTGAAATTAAATCACATTATATCTTGGGGAACATGATCGCTGAGGATTTATATAGTCTATCTCAACTTGTCTAaattgaggcatagttgttgttATACAGATTTTGGAGGGAATTGTAACTTTTCTAGTTTTATTTGTTGGTATTATTTTTAATGCAAAGTCAAAcatttctttttgaaaattcaTTTACAAGCAATAGCCATGAGTCTTTATTTTTCAAGTATCCTATCTATTTTCAAGTGGCTTTTTGCATAAAGCCTTGTGGCCAAATACTCTTAGATAATTGGTACATGACAAGAGTTTTTACATGTGACATTGATTTAAAGCCAAGTGTTGAATGGCTTTGACAAGTGGCTATGCAAATCTACCATGTGTCTTCATGCATGGAAGACTATGTACACTTGTTAATATTGAAGCCAAGTGGACTAATATATTTTGACAAGTGTTAAAAGACTCTCCACACTTGTCATACATGCAACCTCCCTAATTGCCTATAAATAGGATGGTCATTAGCCgtcatattcacttaattcttAACCAAGAATTCATCTTGCTAATCATtattttcttcctccaatatttTAATTTCTGTAACAGCTACAGAAAATaccttcatcttctcttctttcTGGACAACTATTTTGTGCAAATTCTAAACTTCCAGCCACGAGTGCACGTGTTTGGAGGTGCTGTGGTATTTTGGGAAGCGACCGGCCTTAACGATTTGTACCTAGTCGGGCCGAAATTTCTTTCAAGTCAATAGCTTGCCATGACACAATATTTTTAAtaagttgttcttctttccttcttgttctTAGTCAATATCTAGTCATTTTTCTTACAATTTGAAAGCGATTTCACATATAAATATTGACTAATGTCCACCACTTTGAACAAAACACTTTCCGATCTCTCAAAACTTGAGCCTTTAGATGAAAACAATTATAAGAGTTGGTCCcagaaacttttaatttttttgaacaaTTAGAAGTTGATTATGTTTTGTTTAATGATCCTCCTGCTGATATTGTTGCTGATAGTTCTAATGCTgctaatattgttgttgttgatgatgctaCTAAGAAGAAATTTGAAAAGGATAATAAAACAGTGAGATGGCATCTGCTTAACCATATGACTAACCCTCTCTTTGAtttgtttataaattataaatctGCTAAAGTCATATGGGATAGTTTGGAGAAGAAATATGGTGCTGATGACGCCGGAAAAAAGGAAGTATGTCATTGGAAAGTGGATCATGTTTCAAATGATTGATGATAATCCAATCATGGAACATGTTCACGAGTATGAGAACTTGACTACTGATGTTTTGAACGAGGGCATGGAGATGTGTGAGATTCTTCAGGCTAATGTTCTGCTTGAAAGGTTTCCACCTTCCTGGAGTAACATGAATCAACTGAAACACAAGAAGAAAAACTTAACTCTTCAAGAACTGATCAATCACATGAGGACTGAGAAAGCAAACCGTCTCAAAGATGAGGAGTTTGAACGTCttaaaaataaagatgaaatctctctctctcttaattcTTTTAAGGCTAACCTTGTGGAATATTTTAGTACTTTTGTGAAAGATAGGTTTAAAGGAAAACAGAAGAAAGGCCAGGATAAAGGACAAGTGAAGACACAAAATTACTTCAATAAACCGGAGGGCCATATTCAAAAGTCTAAAGGACCTTGCTATGTCTGAGGCAAAATTGGTCACAAGGCTTTTCCGTGCAACCAGAGAGAAGGACAAAGCTCAAAGAATGGAGGAAAAGCTCCAGTCCAAGCTAACATTACTGAGGGTGGTGATGTCATTGCTGCTGTAGTTGGTGAGGCGAACATGGTGGCTAACAAGACTGACTGGATATTGGACACAAGCGCTTCATTTGTGCCAACAAGGAGTTATTTCACGACTTTCAGGAATCTGCTAATGGCGAGTGTGTCTACATGGGTAACTCCACTACAGGTGGAGTTATGGGTAAAGGAAAAATTCTCCTTAAATTAACTTCTGGAAAAACCTTAGCCTTGAACAATGTTCTGTATGTACCTTCCCTTCGTAGAAATTTAGTTTTTAGTCCGCTTCTCAACAAAGCAGGTATTAAACTTATTTTTGAATCTGATAAAGTTGTTATTTCTCGTGGGGGAGACTTTGTTGGGAAGGGTTACCTTAGTGAGGGTTTATTTATACTGAACATCGCTCAAGATAGTACTAAGAATGCTAGTACTTTTAATTCTGCTTATATTGCTGAGTCTACTGATTTGTGGTATGGTAGACTAGGTCATATTAATATTGCTTCTattaaaagatttagaaaaatagAATTAATTTCTGCAGTTAATGTTGATAATTTTTTTAAGTGTCCTGTTTGTGTAGAAGCAAAACATACCAAAAAACCTTTTAAGAATGTAATTAGTAGAAAAACAGATTTGCTTGAACTAGTACATTCAGACTTAGCAAATTTCAAGAACATTGTTAGTAAGGGTAGAAAGAAATATTACATCACCTTTGTAGGTGACTTTTCTGGATACGCTAAGGTATATCTTCTTAAGTCAAAAGATGAGGTTGAAAGCATATTTTTGAAATACAAGGTAGAAGTAGAGAATCAATTAGACAGAAAAATCAAGAGGCTTAGGTGTGACAGAGGTGGTAAATATAGTACTAATACTCTAGAAACCTTTTGTGAAAATGGTATTATAAACGAGGTTAGTGCTCCCTATACTCCCCAACAAAATGGTGTATCCGAAGGAAAAAATAGAACCCttaaggaaatgatgaattctatGCTTTTGAGTTCGGATTTATCTGATAATATATGGGGGAAGCTGTCTTATCTGCATGTTATGTTCTTAATAAAGTCTCTCATAAGAAGTTAGATAAAATCCCGTATGAGTTATGGAAAGGGTTTGCCCCTAACTTGAAAATTCTGAAAGTGTGAGCGTGTTTGACTAAGGTTGGTCTACTTtattttaaacaagtaattgtTGGATCCAAGACTTTTGATGCTATTTTTATTGGTTATGCTCAAAGTAGTGTTGCATAATGATTTATGTCTTTGAATGATAGTCCTATTTGTGAATCTAGAGATGCAAATTTTTTTTAGCATGTTTTTCCATTAAAAAATAATGTGCCTAGTGATGTACCTAATAATGCTTCTACATCTATGTCTGTTAATTCTCATATTGTGCCTTCTTCTAGTGTTATTTCTAATgagcataaaaataaatttagaagAAGTAAGAGGCATAGAATTGAAGCTAGCTTTGGTGCTGACATTATTACTACTTTCTTGACTAAAAATATACATCTTGATGTTTTGTGTAATGAATTAGAGTTAATCTATTTAATAGAAGAAGAC is drawn from Nicotiana tabacum cultivar K326 chromosome 9, ASM71507v2, whole genome shotgun sequence and contains these coding sequences:
- the LOC142163773 gene encoding uncharacterized protein LOC142163773 encodes the protein MVLMTPEKRKYVIGKWIMFQMIDDNPIMEHVHEYENLTTDVLNEGMEMCEILQANVLLERFPPSWSNMNQLKHKKKNLTLQELINHMRTEKANRLKDEEFERLKNKDEISLSLNSFKANLVEYFSTFVKDRFKGKQKKGQDKGQREGQSSKNGGKAPVQANITEGGDVIAAESANGECVYMGNSTTGGVMGKGKILLKLTSGKTLALNNVLYVPSLRRNLVFSPLLNKAGIKLIFESDKVVISRGGDFVGKGYLSEGLFILNIAQDSTKNASTFNSAYIAESTDLWYGRLGHINIASIKRFRKIELISAVNVDNFFKCPVCVEAKHTKKPFKNVISRKTDLLELVHSDLANFKNIVSKGRKKYYITFVGDFSGYAKVYLLKSKDEVESIFLKYKVEVENQLDRKIKRLRCDRGGKYSTNTLETFCENGIINEHVFPLKNNVPSDVPNNASTSMSVNSHIVPSSSVISNEHKNKFRRSKRHRIEASFGADIITTFLTKNIHLDVLCNELELIYLIEEDPKTYNKAMRSIDANFWKEIIKSELESIVSNHTWNLSDLPKGCKLISSK